From Cellulomonas dongxiuzhuiae, the proteins below share one genomic window:
- a CDS encoding quinone-dependent dihydroorotate dehydrogenase, with amino-acid sequence MYRLLFDLVFRRMDPERAHEVAFGLIGAVGRVPGLRRVVSLALRVPRGDAGQVEVWGRTLPGRFGLAAGFDKNARAVEGLAMLGFAFVEIGTVTAHPQPGNEPPRLWRVVEDRALRNRMGFNNEGSAAVAARLRRLRATPHGRALVVGANIGKTKVTAAADAAADYATSAERLAPYADYLVVNVSSPNTPGLRDLQAVDSLRPVLVATRRAADEATARAGRRPVPVLVKIAPDLSDDDVDAVADLVTELSLDGVVAVNTTIAHDLGPGGLSGPPLLERGLDVVARLRTRLGPDAVIIGVGGVGGPADAREYLAVGATLVQAYTAFVYEGPTLAARVGRALAEDAAVTAGAR; translated from the coding sequence GTGTACCGGCTGCTCTTCGACCTGGTGTTCCGTCGCATGGACCCCGAGCGCGCGCACGAGGTCGCGTTCGGCCTCATCGGCGCCGTGGGTCGCGTGCCGGGGCTGCGCCGGGTGGTGTCCCTGGCCCTGCGCGTGCCGCGCGGCGACGCCGGGCAGGTCGAGGTCTGGGGGCGCACCCTGCCCGGGCGGTTCGGCCTGGCCGCGGGCTTCGACAAGAACGCCCGCGCGGTCGAGGGCCTGGCGATGCTCGGGTTCGCGTTCGTCGAGATCGGCACCGTCACCGCCCACCCCCAGCCGGGCAACGAGCCGCCGCGGCTGTGGCGCGTCGTCGAGGACCGCGCGCTGCGCAACCGGATGGGCTTCAACAACGAGGGGTCGGCCGCGGTCGCGGCGCGGCTGCGCCGGCTGCGGGCGACGCCGCACGGCCGTGCGCTGGTCGTGGGCGCCAACATCGGCAAGACCAAGGTGACCGCGGCGGCCGACGCGGCCGCCGACTACGCGACGAGCGCCGAGCGCCTCGCGCCGTACGCCGACTACCTCGTCGTCAACGTCTCGTCGCCGAACACGCCCGGGCTGCGGGACCTGCAGGCGGTCGACTCGCTGCGGCCCGTGCTCGTCGCGACCCGGCGCGCGGCCGACGAGGCCACCGCGCGCGCGGGCCGGCGGCCGGTCCCGGTCCTGGTGAAGATCGCTCCCGACCTGTCCGACGACGACGTCGACGCCGTCGCGGACCTGGTGACGGAGCTAAGCCTCGACGGCGTCGTCGCGGTCAACACGACGATCGCCCACGACCTCGGGCCCGGTGGCCTGTCGGGTCCGCCGCTGCTCGAGCGAGGTCTCGACGTGGTGGCGCGCCTGCGCACCCGGCTCGGACCGGACGCCGTGATCATCGGCGTCGGCGGTGTCGGCGGGCCGGCGGACGCGCGCGAGTACCTCGCGGTCGGCGCGACGCTCGTCCAGGCGTACACGGCGTTCGTCTACGAGGGTCCGACGCTGGCCGCGCGCGTCGGGCGCGCGCTCGCCGAGGACGCCGCCGTCACGGCGGGAGCTCGGTGA